The sequence ctgcctccttcactcccatgactaaactaaactaaaaatGTGCATTGATTGATGTTAAGTGGAAATGGCaccaaaattcaacatttcCTGATCACATAATATGATGATATTAAGTATTACTTATCTAATAAGCATACACGTGTGCACAAATATACACTCTTCTCTGTACccttatatatatgtgtgtgtgtttgtgtatacatttatgatataatcattcatttttctattattcatgtacaaaaatgtaaaccACCACCTCACTTATACATTACATAGTATTCTTAATTATCTATTCAAGAGTTGcatacacaaagttttgcttcAAACATTCACTATCACGTTACCTTATTCACATGCCAATTACCACCAGTTGACAGTACCAACATTTATGGGTTTTCTAAAACATGCATTTTAGAATCAACTTTAAAGGAAGAAAAAGTGTAGGCAAATATACAGGTCTAGTACGTTTCACCCAACAGAGCACATTCAAGTTGTTGCCTCCCTATCCTCCATCATGGTTGTCGTGAAGGTCTTAAACGTTCTTCAGGGGAGCTGCTTCAGAATTTGATTCGTTGTTTTGCTCAAACTTTTGtgggaaagaaaggaaaaaacaacaacagcaattaTTTCCTATGACACTTGAAATGAGCAATTTAAGACTAGAATTGTATATAAAAAGTTGTCAACTTATAGGTTATTtggttaaaaaaatgaaattgctTTTTCAAAAGATACAATTCTAATTGATCCAAATGCTAGGAGGAGAAGTCTGTGTGTTTCTGGTCTGCGTGTGTTAGATgatgtgtctgtgagtgtgctTGTATGTGTATTATCTGTAAGTATCTATGTAATATGGGTATGTGTATGTTTagtgcatgtgcatgtacatgcacttgtggtgtgtgtgcgtgtgtgtgtgcgcgtgtgtcgtgttgatgtgtgttaatgtgtgcaagtgcatacatgtatacgagtgtgtgtgtgtgtgtgtgcttgtttgtgtgtcttgttgatgtgtgtgtatttgtgctCATGtatgagtgtgtctgtgtgcgtgtgcgtgtgcgtctgcatgtatgtttgtggcaAAGGAGACTTACCTCTTGAACCTCATCATCAGCGAATCCCTTGATGATCAGGTTGGACCTGGTGGTCCCTGGTTTCTTACTGTTCTTGTCATGCTCCTTATAGGCTTTGTCGATTTTTTCCTTCAGGCCCTGTTGGTACGTAAGAAACGAGAATCACTGTGGACTCTAAGTTGGAGCTTTAACGCCTTAGGTTCGAGTGAGGCTTAGACattcacataattttcaagagttataaagaaataatataatgaaacttttttgttcctaaactttttaaaacttttcattATTTAACGATGTGAAAATAGCATTATTTAAGTTTTTACCTTGAACTTCTCTTCTATCTTTTGCAACTCGCTGTCGTTCTTGTTCCTCTAGTAGAGTAAGGGAAGTGTACACGTACATGAGTCAACAGTCCTTTCATATGACATTCACTTCCCCCTCCGCCAAATCATTATTAAATTCTTCACGTTAGGAGAAAGCATAGGACGTAACATTTGATAGACAGAGGGAAATTACATGTGAAATATTAGAGGGAATCAGGAAAGGTaaccattttgcaacaaatcaATTTTTTATCATCAACCAAAGTTTGCACCCATCTTTACGTCAAGCATTGATAGGACCGCCACCATCCaattctttttatttgcaaatgtaACGTTTTTCATCTGTCTCTGAACATACCTTCAACCAAATCATTCTCCCAAAGATCAAGTGTGCCAAGACAAACACAACCCCCAAAATGGAGCCACAGACCCTGTCAAAGAGCAAGGCCCCGAAGACTGAGGCCAAAGTGTTTTCCACTGCCACGCTGCACTGGAAGATAATACACCCCAGCACATACTTGTCCTGAAAAAATGAACACTGTTTTAAGTATATCTTAATAGTTAAAGATAATTTGGAAACAAAAATTATATACATAAAAGATGTCATAGTCTAATTAAATTGCGGTTGGCTATCTGATAAATTTGACTGTGTGCGTCCGATTAATTAATTAGTGCTGTCCAAACCTTATCTGCTAATTACCTGGAAGATGGTTTggttttgggtgtgtttgtcattttgtgTGTCCGTATCTAACATTTGGGCTAGAAGGGGTCAGAAAATGaaagtcaagttcaataatagcgactttctaaggtactgcactGAAAGTTCTGTTTTGATATGTCGTGTTTTGGACATGTTGTCGTATTTTTTAAGAAGTGGTTTGTAGAGAGAGTGCTATACatttggccccctagcgactttttggaactgcagggaccgATTTTGCATCATGAAAGTTTAGAGGAGAATAACTTCAGAATTCGAACAAGCTGATGGATCGTTATGAATTTTGGGATGTTTACTTTTTACTTCGGTACTCTTTTAGGGTAACCACTCGgggtaatacatcaatgagacttAGAAGAGTTTTACTCTTTTACTCACCAGTAGAGTCAAGTAGGAGACGGTAGGTAGATACTGAGATACAACCAACTTGAAGGCCACTGTCGTGACCAGGAGAGTAAAGGTGATGCCGAGACGGTCTTTGTGCTCTTCTGCTGGGATGGAGAACACAGTGAAGGAGAGGCCCATGATGACGAACTGtgaagtaaaaacaaaaattatgaaaaacaaaaatgcattcaGAGGTGGCAGACGCTGTCCTCTTACCATACAGACATACTGCTTTGTGATATGCAAATGGAAGCTGGTGCTGTCTGACAATGAACCCCCACCACCAACCCCCTCCTGCTGTTGTTGAGaaagttaccagccaatcacgcTGTCTCTTGACCGTAGGAAGCAACGTCATTGGCTGGTAATTAATGATATCAAGCACTGACGCAAGCACAGAGGCAGGCCGTCTCTCACAACGGGCGAACCTGTCAAAAGCAAATGGGTACTGGAAGCTATCTTGGTCCTCAAACATGACAATGGGACAGCGTAGACGGTACTACACTTACCAAGATGAGTACGGTGTTCCACATGTAAAATATCGTCTTCCTCTGCACATGCGCCGTGATGTTGTACAACGGGTACTCGCCGAAGGTTTTGGATTGCCCGTTACGTTTGGTGTCGTGCGTGCACTCAAGGTACTCATTCACCTTCCACTGATCGGCATCTGAGGTAAAGATTATGTAATTATGATCACGTTTCCTTTTCTTGTAATGACGTAGAAGAGATCAATAACATTCTGTATATGTTACCTAACTAACGCCCGAATGGAGGCGTGGCTTCGAATCctacttctgacaccatgttgtatCGTGTTGTGGGATCAGAGACAGTACAAGCTGCTAATCCTTGTATTCTAGCATTGTGTTCTACGACTGTTACCTGCAAAGTCGTCATCACTAATGTTGTCGATGGACCCGTAGTTCTTTCTCAGCTCCACCTTCCTGAGTGGCCAGCCTGACATCAGTTGGATAGTCAGTTTCTGGACGAATAAATCATAACATGAAAGATTGAAGTGTATCGTGCTTAGTccagtcaaggaggttaaaacttGGTCCAGTGTTCAGCGACCTTTCTTAGGACCAAGAGGTCGAAAAGATTTCAGAATAGACAGAGAGTTGGGCGTATTTTTCATCGGACATTCTACCATATGAGTCGATGCACAGGGCTCGTCCGATCCCTAAAAATCACGCGGAAGAATATCGGTCCGCCGATCGATTTTGCTGCCGTGTGAGAAGACATTGGGATATGGGGTTACGCCGTGGTTCACTGTATTGTGACTGCACACACTCGGAACTGTGAAATAAATAGTATATTGGAATACATACTTGGTGGTCGACAGGGAAGTCGGTGAGTTTCATGTCAGCCTTGAAGGTTGCCTTAACCTTCCTGAACTCGTGCACGATGGAAACTTCGACAAAACAACCTCAATCAGGTTCCGTAGTGTCACGTTCTTCTCAACGGTCACTGTGTTCCTCAGCTCGATCCGTGGGTCCCACTGATTGTCCCAGTCTACTTCCTGAAAACGTAGAATACAGTTGTATAAATGAGGTTCAAGCACTGCTCTAAGCCTTTTGGCGTAATCTGTTGCGTGCTGGGTTTGTGGTCTGACGGCCCGAGGTCGGGCGGGTTTTGATCCCGGGAGTAAGGATATTGTTAAAAGGTgaggcttttcgtctccctctgcttccaaaaaagaaatcaaacccgacctgtttagaaataggcAACACTaatattagagtagaatattgtttataactgttcattgtcacttgtatatctatgtttataccatgcatttgcaattagccctcgggcacgaacttgcaaataaacttctttaaTTAAATTAGCTACCATATAACAAACTTCACTGGGTCAGGGGGCGATATCGACTTTcaataacctttgacccattgctgacgtcacgtgtaCAAAATCTTGTTTATTTTACTTATCTCCCTTACATCTCTATTTTTGATCCCTTTGAGATTTGGATCCTTGTAGAAGATCTCAAACCAGAGTTCTGCGGAGAACTCCTGTTTAACGGTGTCCACATCCCTCAGTGAGAACAGGGTGGGAGTAATCAGCACACGGACCTGGAGGGGTAGGGAACATTAGTATCTTTCTTTGTAAATAACGTTATGTGGAAAGAATGCACAAAGTTCTTCGACACAATCAGTTTTAAGAATTACCCAGCCAATGTTCCAGCACCCTCCCACACAGGGTTGACTATCGCGGCAACGCCTTACGATATCACCCCTGCCTTTTCAGCCTCAGAAAGTCGGTACTAGTTGctccttgcttatgaatattaatgagcttgcctgatttgtcgcggaccaatcagcgcccgaACTGCAAGTTTCGAATAAACAGCGTACGGTGCGGCGTGCACAAAAATTGTTAATTCTTGCGTACGTGTGCGTTCcagcaaggacgtccttggttccAGTGACGGTCTGTCACCTTCCTGAGGGCAATGCTAACTGCAgctacttcacactgcagctaggagTCGTTGTTGCAGTACTTAGTCGGCTCAGGGTCAACTTAGAAGCGCTTATATAAATCAAGCTACTATTTCACCTTTTCTGGTTTCCTGCTAAACCATTTCTGGCCGCTGCTGCTCTCCAGATAACTGTTGATATGCTTCACCTCCGCAACTATAACATCCAGTTTGACTTCAAGACCCTGGAACAtcataggaaaaaaaatctttattattCGGAAGAAATATCAATAGTATTTCCCTTTATATTCGGCATTGTAATCTCCTGACTGACTTTGTATTGAAAGTTAAAGTATATGGAACTCGAGTTATGGGACCTTGCATCTTCGCCATAAGATATTAATCCTTTCGAATGAAGTACTATACATATTTCTGACAAATTATCATGCAAacaagtccttatttgcataattttctcAGTTGATTATCATCTCTGCCCATATAACACAAGTTGATCACAGTATGAAAGTCTTGGCAAAGAAGGCATTTTCTTAtcaacatcaattatgcaaatgaggtcttcgtttgcatatttgatatctatcaacattcctctttttttctcagCTACGTGACATTGTATGtttatacccccgtcacatgtagcgaaaatcgatcggactgcgagctctaaattaccaGCAGGAGGATGACCCTGATggcgacgaagaaatggcagacttccccccttcccgtcagtgTCATGCCTcctaatttagagctcgcagactcatcgtccgttcgattttcgctacatgtgacggggggATAAAGAGTCCTATCATAGCATCCAGTGTATTTATTAACtttcctcatgaattatgcCAATTAGGTATTGATTTACATAAACAACCCctaaaaaatgtttgtcatcaTATAGACTACCTACATATCAAGAATTATTAAAATATGTTAACACAAAGTTTACGTATTCTCGCCCagagtttgaaacaaaatcggcccctgcaaactaaaaaaaaagtctccATGGTCCCAAACTCACAGAACtcactctctgtcccaagagctTATTATCTATCATCAAAACACAAAAtttccagaacacgagatactAAAACCGAAAGAAATGCTACAGTACTTTAGGtcgctagggagcccattatcaaacttgaccttcttttttCCAAACCcgtacccacctaccaaatatgaCGAGGATCCCTCCATGGTttttcgagttatgctgttgacagacacacagataaacTCACCGAAACCATCACCCTCTTGACAAAGtttattattaaaaaaacatggctACAGAGCCTGAGGGCAATATTTGACTAATATATGCATGGAGCACTCAGTTCTGGGGCCAACATATCCACTTCTCAGTGTCAATGTTTCCTTCCATTCTTGTATCTATCTTGACCTGTTGAAACATTTACCTTAAAGCATCTGTGAGCCTAGCAAATAAAACTACGTAGCCATGCCTTCTATGGAtatgccccccaccccccgcaATATCAAAGAGAATAATTCAATTTGCCCCTCTTGAACAGAACACTCCAGTCTTGAACCTTAGTTCTAATttgttaaggccacaccaattcggTTTCTTGGTTCTCAGGCACCAAACGAAATTTCGTAAACAGATGAAAACGAAAGCTTGTGAGGAAAACCTGAATCTTAGACTATATTCAGTCCCCACTACTTTAACTTATTActtatatgtttatgtataaaGTTAACTTTCTCTAAGACTTTTTTCTCGTTAGTCTTCCTGTACTCAGGAATCTTCGGGTTTTCTTCCATTAAAAAGTTTCTGGAGGACGTCCTTTTCACACTAAAAACCTATTCAATGATTTTTTGTAACCTTATGTCAATGAGAGGAGCCTAAAACAATTGTACTAACCTGATTGTCAGAGTCCGCCATGTTATGACTCTAGCTCTGAAAGTAGTTCAACCAGTGCCATGGGTGTGTCGTAAATACGTTAAAATTGTTTCACGCACGTTGTGCCCTGAGGTCTTAGATAGCTTGCGATACGCATGGCCATGGGCTAGGTTTACACGGGTGTTTTTGGAGCTCGACTTGGAGTACACTCCGCCGAAGTCTGACTGAGCGGAGTCTTTGTTAGGTCgtgcgacgttcgcccgacttccatttgtttacaaatatttaatttcagggaatgtgagggtaattctaacattgtggcttctgtggtagtatgtaggctggttttgtgacacactttccttccTTGAGtgatttctattatgcccgcgcattccattaattggttaaaaagattccgacaacaaaataagcaacatttattgatctcttgccttttttgaggaacgttttgtgtgaCCTTGttcgcgtgcaagaggtcatgggaggttcattatcatagatttattcaccgtcgatcgcacgagcctcgcttatatgtgagggggcaGTTTttaggcgaaaaatacgcaagaccatcgtAAGAtattaaaatcagccgaccttctcgcgatcgcgaagtacgtccgaagatcgtatataatgtgatgGGCCCCGGGGGTATTAGGAAACTTGCATGCTGTCCCCCCCAAATACCTAAAGttagcaatcgtacgacgaccgtACGACCTTTATGACCGTGCCCTGAACAGAAATTTTAGACACTCAAGTACAATTCTCCCGGACTCCACTTGTGGAATGAGTAACCTTGAAACCATGTCCAAATCGGTGTTCGGAAGAGAGAGTGGTTGGCAAGTCGCGTTTTCTGGTGTGTAAATCCATGACGTGTGTGAACATATTGCTCTTGGATCGGAGTCCGGACGGGTCCACTCGAAAACGGGTGTCAGCCACAGCCATTGTT comes from Branchiostoma floridae strain S238N-H82 chromosome 19, Bfl_VNyyK, whole genome shotgun sequence and encodes:
- the LOC118406839 gene encoding acetylcholine receptor subunit beta-type acr-3-like — encoded protein: MKLTDFPVDHQKLTIQLMSGWPLRKVELRKNYGSIDNISDDDFADADQWKVNEYLECTHDTKRNGQSKTFGEYPLYNITAHVQRKTIFYMWNTVLILFVIMGLSFTVFSIPAEEHKDRLGITFTLLVTTVAFKLVVSQYLPTVSYLTLLDKYVLGCIIFQCSVAVENTLASVFGALLFDRVCGSILGVVFVLAHLIFGRMIWLKRNKNDSELQKIEEKFKGLKEKIDKAYKEHDKNSKKPGTTRSNLIIKGFADDEVQEFEQNNESNSEAAPLKNV